The Coffea arabica cultivar ET-39 chromosome 4e, Coffea Arabica ET-39 HiFi, whole genome shotgun sequence genome includes a window with the following:
- the LOC113740732 gene encoding arabinosyltransferase XEG113-like, protein MYWNLCKDMENCKPAFWPIYAIVLMGAALYCFYVFSDVYRLSSSSFSLLPITPAKMQESNSSLPLAPISRVQNKLVKPIWQVPPAGSKMPPLKTFKLSKKLVQQRVKDNIIIITFGNYGFMDFILNWVKHLTELSIENLLVGAMDPKLLEALYWKGVPVFDIGSQMSTIDAGWGSPDWNKMQRERIILIDALLPFGFELLVCDTDTVWLKNPLPYLARFPDADILTSTDQIVPTVVDDSLDFCDQIHVHYNVGIFHWRPTNSSKKFVKEWKELILADQNIWDQQVFNDIIRRKLGPYVDQDSKLIYAYDGELKFGCLPSSIFCSGHTFFVQKMYQHLELEPYATRTTFQPCGTEGKHHRFREAKLLYDPPSYYDAPEGFLTFKPSIPKNLLLDGEHNIESHFVLVNYQIKQIRTAFAIASLLNRTLIMPRIWCRMDTLWLFRPGDMVGSIMRQPFICPLDYVFQVDVIMKGLPEDEFGPSIRIKEYSILDNPSIPQKVKDSWLDVFLCQEGSHGCQVSSYATTNRTGVVKFPKNSSEETYRTVFSLFKDVKVLQFSSMQDAFIGFTDKPREEKFRKRMKAYIGRWCCVEDHFPGHIYYDIYWDEKPGWKPVPPQTPEDDHPPE, encoded by the exons ATGTACtg GAATCTATGCAAAGATATGGAAAATTGTAAGCCAGCTTTTTGGCCGATCTATGCAATTGTGCTCATGGGAGCAGCCCTGTATTGTTTCTACGTTTTCTCTGATGTTTACAGATTGTCTTCCTCATCGTTTTCCCTTTTGCCAATTACTCCAGCCAAAATGCAGGAATCCAATTCTTCTCTGCCATTAGCTCCCATTTCTAGGGTACAAAACAAATTAGTCAAACCAATTTGGCAGGTCCCTCCAGCTGGTTCTAAGATGCCACCTCTTAAGACTTTCAAACTGAGCAAGAAATTGGTGCAGCAAAGAGTGAAGGATAACATCATAATAATTACCTTTGGTAATTATGGTTTCATGGATTTCATCTTAAACTGGGTAAAGCACTTGACAGAACTGAGCATCGAAAACCTTCTTGTTGGTGCCATGGACCCAAAACTGTTGGAGGCTCTTTACTGGAAAGGTGTACCAGTTTTTGATATTGGTAGCCAAATGAGCACAATAGATGCTGGCTGGGGCTCGCCAGATTGGAACAAGATGCAAAGGGAGAGAATTATCCTGATAGATGCTCTCCTCCCTTTTGGTTTCGAACTCCTGGTGTGTGATACAGATACAGTTTGGTTGAAAAATCCCTTGCCATATCTAGCACGTTTCCCTGATGCAGACATCCTGACATCCACTGATCAAATTGTACCGACTGTTGTGGATGACAGTTTGGACTTCTGCGACCAAATTCACGTTCATTACAATGTAGGTATTTTTCACTGGAGGCCaacaaattcctcaaaaaagTTTGTAAAAGAATGGAAAGAGTTGATTCTAGCGGATCAAAATATATGGGATCAACAAGTTTTCAATGACATTATCCGCAGGAAATTAGGACCATATGTTGATCAAGACAGTAAACTTATTTATGCTTATGATGGAGAGCTCAAGTTCGGTTGCCTCCCATCAAGTATTTTTTGCAGTGGGCATACTTTTTTTGTCCAGAAGATGTATCAACATCTCGAACTCGAGCCTTATGCAACGCGTACAACCTTCCAACCTTGTGGTACTGAAGGAAAGCATCATAGGTTTCGAGAAGCAAAACTGTTATACGATCCACCAAGTTACTATGATGCCCCTGAAGGGTTCTTGACATTTAAACCTTCCATACCAAAGAATTTGTTACTAGATGGAGAGCATAACATTGAATCACACTTCGTTCTTGTTAAttaccaaataaaacaaattagaACTGCATTTGCTATTGCTTCATTGCTCAATCGGACGTTGATAATGCCTCGTATATGGTGCAGGATGGATACTCTTTGGTTATTCCGTCCTGGAGACATGGTAGGCAGTATTATGAGACAACCTTTTATCTGTCCTTTGGATTATGTCTTTCAGGTTGATGTCATTATGAAAGGCTTGCCTGAGGATGAATTCGGACCATCGATAAGGATAAAAGAGTATTCTATACTTGACAATCCATCCATTCCCCAGAAAGTGAAAGATTCGTGGCTTGATGTATTTCTTTGTCAAGAGGGTTCGCATGGTTGTCAAGTTTCGTCATATGCTACTACAAATCGAACAGGAGTCGTTAAATTTCCCAAAAATAGCTCCGAAGAAACGTACAGGACTGTATTCTCACTATTCAAAGATGTCAAAGTCCTTCAGTTTTCATCCATGCAAGATGCCTTCATAGGTTTCACTGACAAGCCGAGAGAAGAAAAGTTCAGGAAACGTATGAAGGCATACATAGGTAGATGGTGTTGTGTGGAAGATCACTTTCCAGGCCATATATACTACGACATCTATTGGGATGAAAAACCTGGTTGGAAACCTGTACCACCTCAAACTCCAGAAGACGACCATCCACCTGAGTGA